The Candidatus Palauibacter polyketidifaciens genome has a window encoding:
- a CDS encoding solute carrier family 23 protein: MPGFDLRFGPAFWTLLPSFLLVAVIAAVRTLSSAVAIQRVSWRRKSRAVDFQAVQGAVAADGVGNLVAGVFGTVPGTATTASISLTELTGVAARGVGIVAGATFIALAFLPKAFAAVLAIPDPVFAGYLAVVLAMLFTIGMRIVVQGGVDYRSGIVVGIAFLTGTSFQYGLVFPDLVSSFAGGLLANGMNAGGLTAILLTLFLRLTAPRRARIEAHLSVSGLPAIREFITAFGAKVDLDRTAVDRLEAAAEEALLALGLPDDSANGLDARRLLLTAWREKGDVTLEFVAAPMGENLQDRLALMGGEAGEASFENEVSLRLLRHLTSSVRHRQYHDTDIVTVRVGTAVTARRPS; the protein is encoded by the coding sequence CTGCCGGGCTTCGATCTCCGGTTCGGGCCGGCGTTCTGGACCCTTCTCCCCTCTTTCCTTCTGGTAGCCGTGATCGCCGCCGTGCGCACGCTGAGCAGCGCGGTTGCAATCCAGCGCGTCTCGTGGCGCCGCAAGAGCCGCGCGGTCGATTTCCAGGCCGTGCAGGGGGCCGTGGCCGCGGACGGAGTGGGGAACCTGGTCGCCGGGGTCTTCGGTACGGTTCCCGGCACGGCCACCACGGCCAGCATATCGCTTACCGAACTCACGGGTGTCGCGGCGCGCGGCGTCGGGATCGTGGCCGGAGCCACCTTCATCGCGCTCGCGTTCCTCCCCAAGGCGTTCGCGGCAGTGCTCGCCATTCCGGACCCCGTATTCGCCGGCTACCTGGCCGTCGTTCTGGCGATGCTGTTCACGATAGGCATGAGGATCGTCGTGCAGGGCGGCGTCGACTACCGCAGTGGCATCGTGGTCGGAATCGCCTTCCTGACAGGGACGAGCTTCCAGTACGGCCTGGTGTTCCCGGACCTGGTCTCGTCGTTCGCGGGCGGCCTGCTCGCCAACGGGATGAACGCCGGTGGCCTCACGGCGATCCTGCTCACACTGTTCCTTCGTCTCACCGCGCCGCGCCGCGCCCGCATCGAGGCTCACCTCAGCGTCTCGGGGCTGCCTGCGATCAGGGAGTTTATCACGGCTTTCGGAGCGAAGGTCGACCTGGACCGTACCGCGGTGGATCGATTGGAGGCGGCGGCGGAGGAGGCTCTACTGGCCCTCGGTCTCCCCGACGACTCGGCGAACGGACTCGACGCCCGGCGCCTCCTCCTCACCGCCTGGCGCGAGAAGGGCGACGTAACGCTCGAGTTCGTGGCCGCTCCGATGGGCGAGAACCTCCAGGACCGCCTCGCGCTGATGGGTGGAGAAGCGGGGGAGGCCTCATTCGAAAACGAAGTTTCCCTGCGTCTCCTGCGTCATCTCACTTCGTCGGTGCGCCATCGGCAGTATCACGACACGGACATCGTGACAGTGCGGGTGGGGACCGCCGTCACGGCCCGCCGACCGTCATAG
- a CDS encoding alpha/beta hydrolase, with the protein MTTKAIWEVPEPRSVCDVRHDDGSVTKLRRHGNPGGPRLLLSHGSGLAIDLYYPFWSLLQDDFDLFLYDIRNHGWNAVGSASGHNVPNLVLDQERVVEALEDQYGRARTIGVFHSLAALTALLSPSLGTGRTGELSAWILFDPPMFRPKMGDVEYEELSEKLAATIRRRTDRFGDQEDFAELIRHLLLTRAVPGAAELMARTVLRESPDGTGYELRCPREYEAQILAYTRTFAFLVDMGRLPCPTKVVGSDPTLAFSYMPSFNLSHIETVEYDFLPDTTHLLQLEQPAECVAALRRFLEARSLL; encoded by the coding sequence ATGACCACGAAGGCGATCTGGGAGGTGCCGGAACCTCGTTCCGTATGCGACGTTCGTCACGATGACGGGAGCGTCACCAAGCTGCGCAGGCACGGGAATCCGGGTGGGCCACGGCTGCTGCTGAGTCACGGCAGCGGCTTGGCGATCGACCTCTACTATCCTTTCTGGTCGCTGCTCCAGGACGATTTCGACCTCTTCCTCTACGACATCCGGAACCACGGATGGAACGCGGTGGGGTCAGCTTCCGGGCACAACGTTCCCAACCTGGTCCTGGATCAGGAACGGGTCGTTGAAGCCCTTGAGGATCAATACGGCCGGGCCCGGACGATCGGCGTATTCCATTCCCTCGCGGCCCTGACGGCGCTCCTTTCGCCGTCGCTCGGGACCGGGCGCACGGGCGAGTTATCGGCGTGGATTCTCTTCGATCCTCCGATGTTCAGACCGAAGATGGGTGACGTCGAGTACGAAGAACTGTCCGAGAAACTGGCCGCGACGATTCGGCGCCGAACGGACCGCTTCGGCGATCAGGAGGACTTCGCCGAACTCATCCGCCACCTGCTGCTGACCCGGGCGGTCCCGGGGGCGGCGGAACTGATGGCCCGGACGGTACTCCGCGAGTCTCCCGATGGCACCGGCTACGAACTTCGCTGTCCGCGCGAATACGAGGCGCAGATCCTGGCGTACACGCGCACGTTCGCGTTCCTCGTGGACATGGGCCGGCTACCATGCCCGACCAAGGTCGTCGGTTCGGATCCCACGCTGGCTTTCTCGTACATGCCGTCCTTCAACCTGAGCCACATAGAGACGGTCGAATACGATTTCCTGCCGGACACCACGCACCTGCTCCAGTTGGAACAGCCGGCGGAGTGCGTCGCCGCGCTGCGGCGCTTTCTCGAGGCCCGCAGCCTCCTATGA
- a CDS encoding acyl carrier protein: MAAEGRLRELVAEHLDLDREPNFDATLPDIGVSSMAAMAFKKVVEEDFGVSVPTECLGSLRKLADYLNSAAK; encoded by the coding sequence ATGGCCGCCGAAGGTCGCCTGCGGGAGCTCGTCGCCGAACATCTCGACCTGGACCGCGAGCCCAACTTCGACGCGACCCTCCCGGACATCGGCGTCTCGTCGATGGCTGCCATGGCCTTCAAGAAAGTCGTCGAGGAGGACTTCGGCGTCTCCGTCCCCACGGAGTGCCTTGGATCGCTGCGGAAGCTGGCAGACTACCTGAACTCCGCCGCAAAATGA
- a CDS encoding phytanoyl-CoA dioxygenase family protein, with the protein MAHPFDTEFSVAREQVEHFSRDGFVKLKGFLNADVVSTLLDRVDVELNRGMEVQFNRGTTDRVASESVFSRTQYDFAADKADIFELLERPYFRRALTDLTGRDLFLTFELSFEIKKNVNKGFPWHVGVQSFGYQFAEEFACTLWVPLHPIDTNGQRGGMAYIPQHILPGDFVYPADLAVVEALKARERAGKRTGVDDYFGLRGGILNSPAMKELLDVQAVEDDFEPGDAFLFNKSVIHRSVLLGEGELAQRAAYVMRFVDATSRYDLNRAQCLEFPSEQYGKGPFPYKPVTRQHIEIAEAGAQHGDVISQCAYFSDRDRRTIRRHTGSGAS; encoded by the coding sequence ATGGCCCATCCGTTCGACACCGAATTCAGCGTCGCGCGCGAGCAGGTGGAGCACTTCTCGCGCGACGGTTTCGTCAAGCTGAAGGGATTCCTCAACGCCGACGTGGTCAGCACGCTGCTCGATCGCGTGGATGTCGAATTGAACCGGGGAATGGAAGTTCAATTCAACCGAGGAACCACGGACCGCGTCGCGTCCGAATCGGTGTTCAGCCGGACGCAATACGATTTTGCCGCCGACAAGGCGGACATCTTCGAGCTACTGGAACGCCCATATTTCCGGCGGGCCCTGACGGACCTGACCGGGCGTGACCTCTTTCTCACGTTCGAGTTGTCCTTCGAGATCAAGAAGAACGTAAACAAGGGATTCCCGTGGCATGTCGGCGTGCAGAGCTTCGGCTACCAATTCGCCGAGGAGTTCGCGTGCACGCTCTGGGTGCCGCTTCATCCCATCGATACGAACGGACAGCGGGGCGGCATGGCCTACATTCCCCAGCATATTCTGCCGGGCGACTTCGTCTACCCGGCGGATCTCGCGGTCGTCGAGGCGCTCAAGGCCCGGGAACGGGCCGGGAAGAGGACGGGCGTGGACGATTACTTCGGTCTCCGAGGGGGGATCCTCAACTCCCCCGCCATGAAGGAACTTCTCGACGTGCAGGCCGTGGAGGACGACTTCGAACCGGGCGACGCATTCCTGTTCAACAAGAGCGTCATCCATCGCAGCGTCCTGCTCGGCGAAGGTGAGTTGGCCCAGCGTGCGGCCTACGTGATGCGTTTCGTCGATGCGACTTCGCGCTACGACCTGAACCGGGCACAGTGCCTTGAATTCCCCTCCGAGCAGTACGGGAAGGGACCCTTCCCGTACAAGCCGGTCACGCGCCAGCATATCGAGATCGCCGAAGCCGGGGCGCAACACGGCGACGTGATTTCGCAGTGTGCCTACTTCAGCGACCGCGACCGCCGAACGATCCGGAGGCACACGGGCAGCGGAGCCTCGTAG